In Gordonia iterans, the following proteins share a genomic window:
- a CDS encoding PadR family transcriptional regulator — protein MALEHAILVSLAERPGTGYEIGQQFQRSIGYFWSATHQQIYRTLKKLDADGLVTYTDVAQDGRPDKKVYTLSPAGEALLAEWVSSPTPVIPLRSDLGVKIRAAEFGDLAAVIGELKSHRDEAQAMLDLYRGFERDYYPEPDALTGRKLHQYLVLRGGVRASAATVEWCDETIAGLTRELNDESAAGAPQPTTARPVVE, from the coding sequence ATGGCTTTGGAACACGCCATCCTGGTGTCGCTGGCCGAGCGACCGGGAACGGGCTACGAGATCGGGCAGCAGTTTCAGCGCTCGATCGGCTACTTCTGGTCGGCGACGCACCAGCAGATCTACCGCACTCTCAAGAAGCTCGATGCCGACGGACTGGTCACCTACACCGACGTCGCGCAGGACGGTCGGCCGGACAAGAAGGTCTACACGCTCTCTCCGGCCGGTGAGGCCTTGCTCGCCGAATGGGTGTCCAGCCCCACCCCGGTGATCCCGCTGCGCAGCGACCTCGGAGTCAAGATCCGAGCCGCAGAATTCGGCGACCTCGCCGCGGTCATCGGGGAACTGAAGTCCCATCGCGACGAAGCGCAGGCGATGCTCGACCTGTACCGGGGATTCGAACGCGACTACTACCCGGAGCCGGACGCCCTGACCGGCCGCAAACTGCACCAGTACCTGGTCCTGCGCGGCGGCGTCCGCGCGTCGGCCGCGACCGTGGAGTGGTGCGACGAGACCATCGCGGGTCTGACCCGCGAACTGAACGACGAATCCGCCGCCGGCGCCCCGCAACCCACCACTGCACGTCCGGTGGTCGAGTAG
- a CDS encoding SMP-30/gluconolactonase/LRE family protein codes for MSRFRRIALPGHGPEDVVSLPDGRVLAGLDDGRLISVTPDSGEVEVLADTAGHLLGLEVLDDGSIVLCDHDRGLLRLDGGRGRPTVLVDEIDGRPLHFASNAVAAKDGTIYFTASSQRHRIDAWRSDIIEHQGTGRLIRRSPDGAVDVLLDDLQFANGLVLAPDESEVLVAETGASRITRYRLTGPRAGESEVLLDDLPGYPDNMSIGSDGLIWCALASPRNPVLEGIFKLPLRARKILSRVPERLGPSPDDVVWAIAFDFDGKLVHDVRPAGVDYTFVTSVAERDGVLYFGTIVDDALGVYQLDPSA; via the coding sequence GTGAGCAGATTCCGACGCATCGCGCTTCCCGGTCACGGACCCGAGGACGTGGTGAGTCTTCCGGACGGCCGCGTCTTGGCCGGCCTCGACGACGGACGGCTGATCTCGGTGACGCCGGACTCCGGCGAGGTGGAAGTACTGGCCGACACCGCGGGTCACCTGCTCGGCCTGGAAGTGCTCGACGACGGCTCCATCGTGCTCTGCGACCACGACCGGGGCCTGCTCCGCCTCGACGGCGGGCGCGGCCGCCCGACCGTCCTCGTCGACGAGATCGACGGCCGCCCGCTGCATTTCGCGAGCAATGCGGTGGCGGCCAAGGACGGGACCATCTATTTCACGGCGTCGTCCCAGCGCCATCGCATCGACGCCTGGCGCAGCGACATCATCGAGCACCAGGGGACCGGCCGGCTGATCCGACGCAGCCCCGACGGCGCCGTCGACGTCCTGCTCGACGACCTGCAGTTCGCGAACGGCCTGGTCCTGGCCCCCGACGAATCCGAAGTTCTGGTCGCCGAGACGGGCGCTTCCCGCATCACGCGCTATCGGCTGACCGGACCGAGAGCAGGCGAGTCCGAGGTGCTTCTCGACGACCTGCCCGGCTACCCCGACAACATGTCCATCGGCAGCGACGGCCTGATCTGGTGCGCGCTCGCTTCGCCGCGCAATCCGGTGCTCGAAGGGATCTTCAAGCTGCCGCTGCGCGCACGGAAGATCCTGTCCCGGGTGCCCGAGCGCCTCGGACCCTCCCCGGACGACGTGGTGTGGGCGATCGCCTTCGACTTCGACGGGAAACTGGTGCACGACGTTCGCCCGGCCGGCGTCGACTACACATTCGTGACCAGCGTCGCCGAACGCGACGGCGTGCTCTACTTCGGCACCATCGTCGACGACGCACTCGGGGTGTACCAGCTGGATCCCTCGGCCTGA
- a CDS encoding ABC transporter ATP-binding protein, whose product MSPVTVFTRFRSEILSERRRLVLAALLLLLAAAADAVGVFVLSDFVDGALEATHWTSFAQLALIWIALTAASSAADYLGAVLSTAASENIVLRLRTRVFAHVQRLSPAAHRRRGLGDLVVRHSSDLEALEHLISSGMLSVTVSVASVTGLAVAAFIMSPPVAGVALAAVPVLWAVSSLFRRGQLRVSRDEMEASSDIADAITTAVSGHETTVAYNQQRREAERLLWSGRRWARARLGDARVEAGFGAVTGTAEIIVTLVVTITGVWQVRQGELTIGQLLALTGYLAMLHPKLQEIADLRLSIVSTGVSAERIVDLLDEPVHLDDGEVVALPTATGPVELQSVTFRRGGRTVLDGVDLTLWPGRITALVGPSGAGKSTVAALLTKMEFPDSGRIVLGGSDYAGLNGPTVRDHVTLLPQTPTIKAGTVAENIAYGRPGASRAQVVAAAEDAGAHEFVSALSDGYDTALADGGVELSGGQRQRLCIARAILRDTPVLVLDEPTAALDDDAVDGIVGPLRRLTAGRTTLLISHDPRLIGIADDVLTLQAGRVTPRRGRGVVADSASAWTGDTAAQAEGSSWYTPSASSTMVPK is encoded by the coding sequence ATGTCACCCGTCACAGTGTTCACCCGATTCCGCTCGGAGATCCTCTCCGAGCGCCGACGCCTCGTTCTCGCGGCGCTCCTGCTGCTGCTCGCCGCAGCCGCCGACGCCGTCGGGGTGTTCGTCCTGTCCGACTTCGTCGACGGCGCTCTCGAAGCGACGCATTGGACCTCGTTCGCCCAGCTGGCGCTGATCTGGATTGCGCTGACCGCCGCCTCCTCGGCGGCCGACTACCTCGGCGCCGTGCTGTCCACCGCGGCCTCGGAGAACATCGTCCTACGTCTGCGGACACGCGTGTTCGCTCATGTCCAACGGCTGTCGCCGGCTGCACATCGCCGCCGCGGCCTAGGCGACCTGGTGGTGCGCCACTCCTCCGATCTGGAGGCCCTCGAGCACCTGATCAGCTCCGGGATGCTCAGCGTGACCGTGTCCGTGGCGAGCGTCACCGGGCTGGCCGTCGCGGCGTTCATCATGAGTCCACCCGTCGCCGGTGTGGCACTGGCCGCCGTCCCCGTGCTCTGGGCCGTCTCGAGTCTCTTCCGCCGGGGCCAGCTGCGGGTCTCCCGAGACGAGATGGAGGCCAGCAGCGACATCGCGGACGCGATCACCACCGCGGTGTCGGGCCACGAGACCACCGTCGCCTACAACCAGCAGCGCCGCGAGGCCGAGCGACTGCTCTGGAGCGGACGCCGCTGGGCCCGCGCGCGGCTGGGCGACGCCCGCGTCGAGGCCGGGTTCGGCGCGGTGACGGGCACCGCCGAGATCATCGTCACGCTGGTCGTGACGATCACGGGAGTGTGGCAGGTCCGCCAGGGCGAGCTGACCATCGGCCAGTTGCTGGCGCTCACCGGCTACCTCGCCATGTTGCACCCCAAGCTGCAGGAGATCGCCGATCTGCGCCTGTCGATCGTCTCGACGGGAGTGAGCGCCGAACGGATCGTCGACCTGCTCGACGAGCCCGTACACCTCGACGACGGCGAGGTCGTCGCACTTCCCACGGCCACCGGCCCGGTGGAACTGCAGTCGGTGACGTTCCGGCGCGGCGGCCGCACCGTCCTGGACGGTGTGGACCTCACGCTGTGGCCGGGGCGGATCACGGCGCTGGTCGGGCCTAGCGGGGCCGGCAAATCGACGGTGGCAGCGCTGCTCACCAAGATGGAGTTTCCCGACTCGGGCCGCATCGTGCTCGGCGGGAGCGATTACGCCGGCCTCAACGGACCCACCGTGCGGGACCATGTCACACTGCTGCCGCAGACGCCCACCATCAAAGCCGGCACGGTGGCCGAGAACATCGCCTACGGGCGACCCGGCGCCAGCCGCGCCCAGGTGGTCGCCGCCGCCGAGGATGCCGGCGCGCACGAATTCGTCAGTGCGCTGAGCGACGGTTACGACACCGCACTGGCCGACGGCGGCGTGGAACTCTCCGGAGGTCAGCGGCAGCGTCTGTGCATCGCGCGCGCCATCCTGCGGGACACGCCGGTGCTGGTCCTGGACGAGCCGACCGCCGCACTCGACGACGACGCGGTGGACGGCATCGTGGGGCCGCTCCGGCGCCTCACCGCGGGCCGGACGACCCTGCTCATCAGCCACGACCCTCGACTGATCGGGATCGCCGACGACGTGCTCACCCTGCAGGCTGGTCGCGTGACGCCCCGTCGAGGTCGTGGAGTGGTCGCGGACTCCGCGAGCGCCTGGACCGGCGACACCGCCGCTCAGGCCGAGGGATCCAGCTGGTACACCCCGAGTGCGTCGTCGACGATGGTGCCGAAGTAG
- a CDS encoding molybdenum cofactor biosynthesis protein MoaE yields MTDIRDEALDPRLCETRVRTDADGALVTFTGVVRNHHGGRRVRALRYEAHPDADRFLQQVLDRHRSAEVRVAAQHRIGDLAVGDLAVVVAVAAPHRGAAFDVCETVIDEIKSAVPIWKYETYADGESEWVAACQS; encoded by the coding sequence GTGACTGACATCCGAGACGAGGCGCTCGATCCGCGCCTCTGCGAGACCAGAGTCCGCACCGATGCGGACGGGGCCCTGGTGACGTTCACCGGAGTGGTGCGCAACCACCACGGCGGCCGCCGGGTGCGCGCATTGCGTTACGAGGCGCACCCGGATGCGGACCGGTTCCTCCAGCAGGTCCTCGACCGCCATCGTTCCGCGGAGGTGCGGGTGGCCGCCCAGCATCGCATCGGAGACCTCGCCGTGGGCGACCTCGCCGTGGTGGTCGCGGTCGCCGCCCCGCACCGCGGCGCCGCGTTCGACGTCTGCGAAACGGTGATCGACGAGATCAAGTCGGCGGTACCGATCTGGAAGTACGAGACCTACGCCGACGGAGAGTCGGAGTGGGTCGCCGCCTGCCAGAGTTGA